The Phragmites australis chromosome 15, lpPhrAust1.1, whole genome shotgun sequence genome window below encodes:
- the LOC133892532 gene encoding mitochondrial import inner membrane translocase subunit TIM17-2-like, whose product MGTPETSREPCPDRILDDVGGAFGMGAVGGSVYHFLKGTYNSPNGMRLSGGAQAVRMNAPRVGGSFAVWGGLFSTFDCAMVYARQKEDPWNSIIAGAATGGFLSMRQGAGAAGRSALMGGILLALIEGAGLMLNRVLANPQNLLPLPADDPTLAAAMAGGAGGYPGMPQVPVVAPPEAASSTGAGGWFGGLFGKKEEEMKPTAGGGKSDILESFDTPSAPIPSFEYK is encoded by the coding sequence atggggacGCCGGAGACGTCGCGGGAGCCGTGCCCGGACCGCATCCTGGACGACGTGGGCGGCGCGTTCGGGATGGGGGCCGTGGGCGGCTCCGTCTACCACTTCCTCAAGGGCACCTACAACTCCCCCAACGGGATGCGCCTGTCCGGCGGCGCGCAGGCCGTGCGCATGAACGCGCCGCGCGTCGGTGGGAGCTTCGCCGTCTGGGGCGGCCTCTTCTCCACCTTCGACTGCGCCATGGTCTACGCGCGCCAGAAGGAGGACCCATGGAACTCCATCATCGCCGGCGCCGCCACGGGCGGGTTCCTATCCATGCGCCAGGGCGCAGGCGCCGCCGGAAGGTCGGCGCTCATGGGCGGCATCCTCCTCGCGCTCATCGAGGGCGCCGGGCTCATGCTCAACCGCGTCCTCGCCAACCCGCAGAACCTCCTGCCGCTCCCCGCCGACGACCCCACCCtggccgccgccatggccggcggcgctggcggaTACCCGGGCATGCCGCAGGTGCCGGTGGTGGCACCTCCTGAGGCCGCGAGCTCGACCGGTGCGGGCGGGTGGTTCGGGGGGCTCTTCggcaagaaggaggaggagatgaagcCGACCGCGGGAGGGGGCAAGTCGGATATCTTGGAGAGCTTCGACACGCCCAGTGCCCCGATACCGTCGTTCGAGTACAAGTGA
- the LOC133893021 gene encoding mitochondrial import inner membrane translocase subunit TIM17-2-like codes for MGSLTEREPCPDCILGDVGMAFAIGAVRGSAFHFIKGLCNSPNGTPFAGGMEAMHMNVPRVGGSLAVWAGLFCACDCALVYMRQKEDPWNCILSGAATGGILSVC; via the coding sequence ATGGGGTCTCTTACGGAGAGGGAGCCGTGTCCAGACTGCATCCTCGGTGATGTGGGTATGGCGTTTGCCATAGGTGCTGTCAGAGGCTCTGCTTTCCACTTCATCAAGGGTCTCTGCAACTCGCCCAATGGCACGCCATTTGCCGGTGGTATGGAGGCTATGCACATGAATGTGCCACGTGTTGGTGGCAGCTTAGCTGTTTGGGCCGGCCTGTTCTGTGCCTGTGATTGTGCGCTCGTGTATATGCGTCAGAAAGAGGATCCATGGAATTGCATCCTTTCTGGTGCAGCCACTGGTGGCATCCTTTCTGTGTGTTAG
- the LOC133892531 gene encoding COBRA-like protein 6: MELRCSVLVLALAATLSVAAAYDPLDPNGNITIKWDIMSWTPDGYVAVVTINNFQMYRHIMAPGWTVGWTWTKREVIWSMVGAQATEQGDCSRFKGNIPHCCKRTPAVVDLLPGVPYNQQIANCCRGGVIGAYGQDPAAAVAAFQVSVGQAGNTNRTVKVPKNFTLLGPGPGYTCGPAKIVPSTVFLTPDRRRKTQALMTWNVTCTYSQHLASKYPSCCVSFSSFYNDTIVPCAKCACGCDHKSCVQGDSKRLSVTGKHEHAHAMAAARGHRDREAPLLQCTTHMCPVRVHWHIKLNYKEYWRAKIAITNFNYRMNYTQWTLVAQHPNLDNITEVFSFDYKPVVAYGSINDTAMFYGLKYFNDRLMEAGPHGNVQSEVLMRKDASTFTFKQGWAFPRKVYFNGDECQMPPPDAYPYLPNSAPAAASASLGSAMVAVVAFLVLLIMA, encoded by the exons ATGGAGCTTCGCTGCTCCGTGCTGGTCCTGGCCCTCGCCGCCACTCTCTCGGTCGCAG CGGCTTACGACCCGTTGGACCCGAAcgggaacattaccatcaaatGGGACATCATGTCGTGGACACCTGATGGATATGTC GCGGTGGTGACGATCAACAACTTCCAGATGTACCGGCACATCATGGCGCCGGGGTGGACGGTGGGCTGGACGTGGACGAAGAGGGAGGTGATCTGGTCCATGGTGGGCGCGCAGGCGACGGAACAGGGCGACTGCTCCCGCTTCAAGGGCAACATCCCCCACTGCTGCAAGCGGACCCCCGCTGTCGTCGACCTGCTCCCCGGCGTGCCATACAACCAGCAGATCGCCAACTGCTGCCGGGGCGGCGTCATCGGGGCCTACGGCCAggaccccgccgccgccgtcgccgcgttCCAGGTCAGCGTCGGCCAGGCCGGCAACACCAACCGCACCGTCAAGGTGCCCAAGAACTTCACGCTGCTCGGACCTGGACCAGGGTACACCTGCGGTCCCGCCAAGATCGTCCCGTCCACCGTCTTCCTCACCCCCGACCGCCGCCGCAAGACCCAAGCTCTCA TGACATGGAACGTGACGTGCACCTACTCGCAGCACCTGGCGTCCAAGTACCCGTCGTGCTGcgtctccttctcctccttctacaacGACACCATCGTGCCCTGCGCCAAGTGCGCGTGCGGCTGCGACCACAAGAGCTGCGTCCA GGGCGACTCGAAGCGGCTGTCGGTGACGGGGAAGCACGAGCACGCCCacgcgatggcggcggcgcgtGGGCACAGGGACAGGGAGGCGCCTCTGCTGCAGTGCACGACGCACATGTGCCCCGTGCGCGTGCACTGGCACatcaagctcaactacaagGAGTACTGGCGCGCCAAGATCGCCATCACCAACTTCAACTACCGCATGAACTACACCCAGTGGACGCTCGTCGCCCAGCACCCCAACCTCGACAACATCACCGAGGTCTTCAGCTTCGACTACAAGCCCGTCGTCGCCTACGGCTCCATCA atgacacggCGATGTTCTACGGGCTCAAGTACTTCAACGACCGGCTGATGGAGGCGGGGCCGCACGGGAACGTGCAATCGGAGGTGCTGATGCGCAAGGACGCCAGCACATTCACCTTCAAGCAGGGGTGGGCGTTTCCGCGCAAGGTGTACTTCAATGGCGACGAGTGCCAGATGCCGCCACCGGACGCCTACCCATACCTGCCCAACTCCGCCCCGGCAGCAGCATCGGCGTCGCTGGGCTCCGCGATGGTGGCCGTCGTCGCGTTCTTGGTGCTGCTCATCATGGCATGA